From Dethiobacter alkaliphilus AHT 1, one genomic window encodes:
- a CDS encoding AAA domain-containing protein, which produces MNTDNNLILVKGEDKTEQISRCEYKNGKWQIQFGGGKTFSYSYSNVERFNNPAIHDPAETVVYHGDEPLSGVQKIMVFKYHIRICFATGYKKVYSKNELKLEQSCLKNADAHSCFVYLKQLSDKVGISNEEGKSLLSEQFKKLTWVSPSSVLAKYLNPTKLDKSEAELIPIFPFGFNLSQKEATDNALSQQISVIEGPPGTGKTQTILNIIANAVINEKTVAVVSNNNSATSNVLEKLTKYEVDLIAAYLGNKENKDRFLAEQTQTYPDMTAWEMSSDDYDQLRTTLQERGQELNAMLEANNKMAVFKQELSSLSVEKKYFDTYYKETNEDSKPYRSLYRHSSEKVMALWIDYQRIIAEDRGVTVKDKLKYLLRYGIVSFSFYNNTHDKIIAFFQKQYYEYRMTELEQQINKLSEQLQNYQFDKAMKKYSEDSMKLFKAKLATRYITFTRPKFTDKSLWQDFRTFNKEYPVILSTTHSLRSCASANYLFDYVIMDEASQVDIVTGALALSCAKNAVIVGDLKQLPNVVPEQEKEETTLIFNKFDLNNAYHYANNSILSSVVKLFGDVPKTLLKEHYRCHPKIIGFCNQKFYNNQLIALTDEADRDRPLVAYKTVKGNHARGKYNQRQIDVILEEILPNHVDKNKEQSVGIISPYRLQTEKLKAAGLENVEIDTVHKYQGREKDIIILTTVVNEVNEFVDNANLINVAVSRAVDKLILVVSDNEKNDNSNIGDLIRYIDYNNYEIIDSEIYSVFDLLYQNYSEKLLASMKHRKKVSQYESENLINAVIEKVLDLPEYQNLSHVMHQPLKMLIRNAEKLNDDECRFAMNVLTHTDFVIFNKLNKMPILVVEVDGYAYHANNPKQLERDKMKDIILEKYNIPILRLKTNESGEERRLRTKLSQILN; this is translated from the coding sequence TTGAATACTGACAATAACCTTATCTTGGTAAAAGGTGAGGACAAGACAGAACAGATAAGCAGATGTGAATATAAAAATGGTAAGTGGCAGATTCAATTTGGGGGAGGCAAAACCTTCTCTTATAGCTACAGCAATGTAGAGCGGTTCAATAATCCCGCTATACACGACCCAGCAGAAACTGTGGTCTATCATGGTGATGAACCATTATCCGGTGTACAAAAAATAATGGTCTTTAAGTACCATATTAGAATTTGTTTTGCAACCGGGTACAAAAAAGTGTATAGCAAAAATGAACTTAAGCTAGAACAAAGCTGCCTGAAAAATGCAGATGCACACAGCTGTTTTGTTTATCTAAAACAGTTGTCTGACAAAGTAGGTATCTCCAATGAAGAGGGCAAGAGCTTATTAAGTGAGCAATTTAAGAAACTAACCTGGGTAAGCCCAAGCAGCGTTTTAGCCAAATATCTTAATCCCACAAAACTGGATAAATCTGAAGCAGAGTTAATACCGATCTTTCCTTTTGGGTTTAACTTAAGTCAAAAAGAGGCCACCGACAACGCCCTGTCTCAACAAATTAGCGTTATTGAGGGTCCTCCCGGGACAGGGAAAACCCAAACTATTTTAAATATCATTGCCAATGCAGTGATAAATGAAAAAACAGTTGCCGTGGTGTCTAACAATAACTCAGCCACGTCAAATGTTTTAGAGAAACTGACCAAGTATGAAGTTGATTTAATAGCTGCCTATCTGGGAAATAAGGAAAACAAAGATAGGTTCCTGGCTGAGCAAACGCAGACTTATCCTGATATGACTGCCTGGGAGATGAGTTCCGATGATTATGATCAATTAAGGACTACCCTCCAAGAGAGAGGGCAGGAATTAAATGCCATGCTAGAGGCTAATAACAAGATGGCCGTTTTTAAGCAAGAACTATCCAGTCTGTCAGTAGAAAAGAAATATTTTGATACTTATTATAAAGAGACTAACGAAGATAGTAAGCCATATCGCTCTTTATATCGCCATAGCTCAGAAAAAGTAATGGCTCTATGGATTGATTATCAGCGAATCATTGCAGAAGACCGAGGAGTAACGGTTAAGGATAAACTCAAATATCTGCTTCGTTACGGCATCGTCAGCTTTTCGTTTTATAACAACACACATGATAAGATTATTGCTTTCTTCCAAAAGCAATATTACGAATATAGGATGACGGAATTAGAACAACAAATTAATAAACTCTCGGAGCAGCTGCAGAATTACCAGTTCGATAAAGCTATGAAAAAATACAGTGAAGATTCAATGAAGCTGTTTAAAGCAAAACTTGCGACTCGCTACATCACCTTTACCAGACCGAAATTCACAGATAAATCTCTCTGGCAGGATTTCCGTACTTTTAACAAAGAGTACCCGGTTATTTTAAGCACAACACATTCTTTACGCAGCTGTGCCAGTGCCAACTATCTGTTTGACTATGTGATTATGGATGAAGCATCACAAGTTGATATTGTTACAGGTGCTTTGGCGTTATCCTGTGCAAAAAACGCTGTCATTGTCGGTGACCTGAAACAATTACCCAATGTTGTGCCAGAGCAGGAAAAGGAAGAGACCACTCTAATCTTTAATAAATTTGATTTAAATAATGCCTATCACTATGCCAACAACAGCATTCTTTCTTCTGTAGTAAAACTGTTTGGCGATGTTCCTAAAACATTACTTAAGGAGCACTACCGCTGCCATCCTAAAATTATCGGTTTCTGTAATCAGAAATTCTACAACAATCAGCTCATCGCACTGACTGATGAAGCCGACCGTGATAGACCATTAGTTGCTTACAAAACGGTAAAGGGTAACCACGCCCGGGGTAAATACAATCAGCGTCAAATTGACGTGATTCTAGAAGAAATTCTCCCCAATCACGTTGATAAAAACAAAGAGCAATCCGTCGGGATTATCTCACCTTACCGCCTACAGACTGAAAAGCTTAAAGCGGCGGGCCTGGAAAACGTAGAAATAGATACAGTGCACAAGTACCAGGGCCGGGAAAAGGATATTATCATTCTCACAACAGTTGTCAATGAAGTTAATGAATTCGTAGACAATGCCAACTTAATAAACGTGGCCGTTTCCCGAGCAGTGGACAAGTTAATCCTGGTGGTATCGGACAACGAGAAAAACGATAATTCCAACATTGGTGATCTAATCAGATACATAGATTACAACAATTACGAGATCATCGACAGTGAGATATATTCGGTTTTTGATCTGCTTTACCAAAACTATTCTGAGAAACTATTAGCAAGCATGAAGCATCGCAAGAAAGTCTCACAATACGAATCGGAAAACCTAATCAACGCCGTAATAGAAAAAGTCCTGGACCTGCCAGAGTACCAAAACCTCTCCCATGTAATGCATCAACCATTAAAGATGCTCATTCGCAACGCCGAAAAACTTAACGATGACGAATGTAGATTTGCCATGAATGTCTTAACCCACACCGACTTTGTTATCTTCAACAAGCTAAACAAAATGCCCATCTTAGTAGTGGAAGTGGACGGCTACGCCTACCACGCCAATAACCCCAAACAGTTAGAACGTGACAAAATGAAAGACATCATCCTGGAAAAGTACAATATCCCCATCCTAAGACTAAAAACAAATGAAAGCGGAGAGGAAAGAAGGCTCCGTACTAAACTCAGCCAGATTCTGAATTAG
- a CDS encoding CPBP family intramembrane glutamic endopeptidase: MELWIHLFIFGVTGLLIYLGIFYGVPILLRRGVPLLNAFFMFLWAPVFPLLPLSLYLYIIREGGTIGGVAERFRFTPIEGRDWIWVGVAIILTIVFDELFKPIGKYFAKKRFFAPPEFLPAPFNPLKEFTFPPKDFLGTQLKGNWKLLVVFIPLHLLAMFSEEIMWRGYMLPLQEGIFGGWAWVFNGFLWAWVVHAVLKWHFIGMLPGMLIAPLIAQHTQSTWASFLTHAVPNSILWVLLLIGVLGVGDKKNSNNSEDATSNNVA; this comes from the coding sequence ATGGAACTATGGATTCATCTGTTTATTTTTGGGGTTACTGGGCTTCTTATATATCTGGGTATCTTTTATGGTGTTCCAATACTGTTAAGACGGGGCGTGCCGCTTTTAAATGCGTTCTTTATGTTTCTTTGGGCGCCTGTTTTTCCACTGCTGCCCTTATCTTTGTACTTGTACATCATTAGGGAAGGGGGCACAATTGGTGGTGTAGCTGAAAGATTTCGTTTTACTCCTATTGAGGGAAGAGACTGGATCTGGGTTGGTGTTGCAATAATATTAACCATTGTCTTTGATGAGCTATTTAAGCCTATTGGAAAATACTTTGCAAAAAAGAGGTTTTTTGCACCGCCTGAATTTTTGCCGGCACCTTTTAATCCTTTAAAAGAATTCACCTTCCCACCTAAGGATTTTCTGGGGACGCAGTTGAAAGGTAATTGGAAGCTGCTGGTGGTATTCATTCCCCTGCACTTGTTGGCAATGTTTAGCGAAGAAATAATGTGGCGTGGCTATATGCTACCTTTACAGGAAGGTATATTCGGTGGTTGGGCTTGGGTATTTAATGGTTTTCTTTGGGCATGGGTGGTTCATGCAGTGTTAAAGTGGCATTTCATTGGGATGCTTCCCGGTATGTTAATAGCGCCACTTATTGCCCAGCATACGCAATCCACATGGGCTTCGTTTTTAACTCATGCGGTTCCTAACTCCATTTTATGGGTCCTGCTGCTAATAGGGGTTCTTGGTGTTGGCGATAAGAAGAATTCAAATAATAGCGAAGACGCTACCAGTAATAATGTTGCATAA
- a CDS encoding type II toxin-antitoxin system Phd/YefM family antitoxin: MPNIKSSTDLRNNYNEISTFCRESREPVFITKNGQGDLAVMSMEVYEMLIGKLELYRQLDEGRAAVAEGRKRPLEDVMRDIRQEIKDGKI; encoded by the coding sequence ATGCCAAACATTAAATCCAGTACGGACTTAAGGAATAACTATAATGAAATTTCTACATTCTGCCGTGAAAGCAGGGAGCCTGTCTTTATTACGAAAAACGGACAGGGTGATTTGGCCGTTATGAGCATGGAGGTTTATGAGATGCTAATCGGTAAGCTTGAACTATACCGCCAGCTTGACGAGGGAAGGGCGGCGGTAGCAGAGGGCAGGAAGCGTCCGCTCGAAGATGTCATGAGAGACATCCGCCAGGAAATTAAAGATGGCAAGATATAA
- a CDS encoding class I SAM-dependent methyltransferase: MEHIYELYNDLPRQGPGDNASTKRALSLIPVLPEKPLILDIGCGSGMQTIELARATNGTVTGVDNYQPFLDVLLANAKHNVKTVNASMDQLPFDKGTFDLIWSEGAIYLMGFENGLNYWRDFLSPGGYMAVTEITWLNDNPHHEPKSFWQAAYPEMKTVAENLKTIKSSEYRNIGNFVLPESSWWEDYYFPLLSRIEWFRKKYSGNNAVLAIADEVAAEIDLYRRYSDNYGYVFYVMQKSD; the protein is encoded by the coding sequence ATGGAACATATATATGAGTTGTATAATGACCTGCCAAGACAAGGGCCTGGAGATAATGCCTCTACAAAAAGAGCATTAAGCTTAATTCCTGTTTTACCGGAAAAGCCGTTGATTCTAGATATCGGCTGCGGCTCAGGAATGCAGACCATAGAACTTGCCCGAGCGACAAATGGAACAGTTACAGGAGTAGATAACTACCAACCGTTTCTCGATGTTCTCCTGGCTAATGCCAAGCACAATGTAAAGACTGTTAACGCTTCTATGGATCAGCTACCCTTTGACAAAGGCACGTTTGATTTGATTTGGTCTGAAGGTGCTATCTATTTAATGGGATTTGAAAACGGCTTGAATTACTGGCGTGATTTCTTAAGTCCCGGAGGGTATATGGCTGTTACCGAAATTACCTGGTTAAATGATAACCCACATCACGAGCCAAAGTCTTTTTGGCAAGCTGCATACCCTGAGATGAAGACGGTAGCAGAAAACCTGAAAACTATCAAATCAAGCGAATATCGCAACATAGGCAACTTTGTACTGCCGGAAAGCTCTTGGTGGGAAGACTATTACTTCCCGCTTCTTTCCAGAATCGAGTGGTTTCGGAAAAAATACTCCGGCAATAATGCCGTATTAGCAATAGCTGATGAGGTAGCAGCCGAAATTGACCTTTACCGCCGGTATTCCGATAACTACGGATATGTATTTTATGTAATGCAGAAATCAGACTAA
- a CDS encoding DUF6789 family protein translates to MRDRFTNGFISGIVGSLIGVPISFILQALGFAEVQAVDFTAKLLYGRPAMMTSEIVWATIIGIGFAGIFGALFAYLILAIDSKYLYLKGLLYGPIVFYLWYSFVLLTIVGQVEVITLTTSIANTVANMIYGLVLAVAYNYLDEKELIGEDKALETEKVKIKKPLITSKKYTLLSEQTKELHHHRKTNIFGKAANKLLRRKKI, encoded by the coding sequence GTGAGAGACCGATTTACAAATGGATTCATCTCTGGTATTGTTGGTAGCTTAATTGGGGTTCCAATCAGTTTTATACTGCAAGCTTTGGGGTTTGCTGAGGTTCAAGCAGTAGATTTTACAGCTAAGCTGCTTTATGGCAGACCTGCTATGATGACCAGTGAGATTGTTTGGGCAACAATTATTGGCATAGGGTTTGCGGGAATATTTGGGGCATTATTTGCCTATTTAATCTTGGCCATTGATAGCAAATACTTGTATCTCAAAGGACTCCTTTACGGTCCCATAGTTTTTTATCTCTGGTACTCTTTTGTGCTTTTGACCATTGTTGGACAAGTGGAAGTTATAACATTGACTACATCAATTGCAAACACAGTTGCCAACATGATTTATGGATTAGTTTTGGCAGTAGCCTATAATTATCTTGATGAAAAGGAATTAATAGGTGAAGACAAAGCTCTGGAAACAGAAAAGGTCAAAATAAAAAAGCCGCTAATAACATCAAAAAAATATACTCTGCTTTCTGAACAAACTAAAGAATTACACCATCACCGTAAAACGAATATCTTCGGAAAAGCAGCAAACAAGCTTTTGAGAAGAAAAAAAATCTAA
- a CDS encoding type II toxin-antitoxin system RelE/ParE family toxin — translation MARYKVDISEPAENDLRDIVRYISAQLSAPMTAIKMMDTMNEAIAGLALMPQKCSFVTDERLAMLGYRKLPVKNYIVFFTINEKSKVVDVERILYTRRDWHRFL, via the coding sequence ATGGCAAGATATAAGGTTGACATATCTGAACCTGCTGAAAACGACCTTCGCGACATTGTTAGATATATCTCCGCGCAACTGTCTGCGCCTATGACGGCAATTAAGATGATGGATACCATGAACGAAGCGATAGCGGGACTTGCTCTTATGCCGCAAAAATGCTCTTTTGTGACGGATGAAAGACTTGCAATGTTAGGATATCGCAAGCTGCCCGTAAAGAACTATATTGTCTTTTTCACGATAAACGAAAAGTCAAAAGTCGTTGATGTGGAGAGAATCCTCTACACAAGACGCGACTGGCACCGTTTCCTCTAA
- a CDS encoding DUF4007 family protein, which yields MQMSQPTSKSANSVTFKFAGHETFTFRYGWLKKAVDGIGSDPKVFKRDDAIVEFGVGKNMVQSIKFWGLATQVLEEENKELKVSNFGHKLLNQWDPFLEDPASLWLTHWLLATNPSRAAVWYLAFNKYPRPDFTKDQILEFIVDYADRHSIKIKGTTIGRDVDCFIRTYLPVQKAKTSVEDKFSCPLNELELLSKLRDNDSYQFNIGPKPSLPSEVIGYALLTYIKLEQSRRKTISISDCLYRAGSPGQVFKLDENSLVEYVEQLQKSTAGSIELDETAGLKQVYAKNELDPESLLETYYG from the coding sequence ATGCAAATGTCTCAGCCTACAAGCAAATCTGCAAATAGTGTTACCTTCAAATTCGCAGGACATGAGACCTTTACTTTTCGGTACGGGTGGTTAAAAAAAGCTGTAGATGGTATAGGCTCAGATCCAAAAGTGTTTAAAAGGGATGATGCTATTGTTGAATTTGGTGTAGGAAAAAATATGGTGCAAAGTATTAAGTTTTGGGGGCTTGCTACTCAGGTTCTTGAAGAGGAGAACAAGGAACTTAAAGTATCAAATTTTGGTCATAAATTACTAAACCAATGGGATCCTTTTTTAGAGGATCCTGCTTCACTTTGGCTAACACATTGGTTGTTAGCAACAAACCCCTCTAGAGCAGCTGTTTGGTACTTGGCGTTTAATAAATACCCAAGACCAGATTTTACAAAAGATCAGATTCTTGAATTCATTGTAGATTATGCTGATCGCCACAGCATTAAAATTAAGGGAACAACAATTGGTCGTGATGTCGATTGTTTCATACGTACTTATTTGCCGGTGCAGAAAGCAAAGACGAGCGTTGAAGACAAGTTTAGTTGCCCGCTTAATGAGCTAGAATTGTTAAGTAAATTACGTGATAACGACAGTTATCAGTTTAACATTGGCCCTAAGCCATCATTGCCATCTGAAGTCATAGGATATGCTCTTTTAACTTACATAAAGTTAGAGCAAAGTAGGCGAAAGACAATTTCTATTAGTGATTGTTTGTACAGAGCAGGAAGTCCAGGACAAGTCTTTAAGTTGGATGAAAACTCTCTTGTCGAGTATGTAGAACAGTTGCAGAAATCTACTGCTGGAAGTATCGAATTAGATGAAACCGCGGGATTAAAGCAGGTTTATGCTAAAAATGAACTTGACCCCGAGTCACTTTTAGAAACTTACTATGGTTAA
- a CDS encoding metallophosphoesterase family protein: protein MKTFVISDVHGFFKELESLLDVIELDLRCDRLVMLGDYIDRGPDSYLVVQKIMELEQKFGKDHVVLLRGNHEQMAINYCEGTGSSFFYNGGDETIHDFHRNGDNLVNYLDFFKSLRTYFEDEHFIYVHAGIRSGVRLAEQRDHDLLWIREEFYLNPVAEEKPVIFGHTSSLFITGLSQPFVYQGRIGIDTGCYFGGCLSAVELVEGELKKVHQVRAEAA, encoded by the coding sequence ATGAAAACATTTGTGATTAGTGATGTACACGGTTTTTTTAAGGAACTGGAGAGTCTGCTGGATGTGATTGAGCTTGATCTGAGGTGTGACCGTTTAGTTATGTTGGGTGATTATATTGACCGGGGACCTGACAGCTACCTGGTGGTACAGAAGATTATGGAGCTTGAGCAGAAGTTTGGTAAGGACCATGTGGTGCTTTTAAGGGGCAATCATGAACAGATGGCGATTAATTATTGTGAGGGCACTGGCAGCAGCTTTTTTTACAACGGTGGTGATGAAACTATTCACGACTTCCACAGAAATGGTGATAACCTTGTAAACTATTTGGACTTTTTTAAGAGCCTGCGTACTTACTTTGAGGATGAGCACTTCATTTATGTTCATGCGGGTATCCGGTCAGGGGTTCGGTTGGCTGAGCAACGAGATCATGATTTGTTGTGGATTCGTGAGGAGTTTTATTTGAATCCTGTGGCTGAAGAAAAGCCGGTTATCTTTGGGCATACGTCATCGCTTTTTATTACCGGCTTGAGCCAGCCGTTTGTATATCAAGGGCGCATTGGTATCGATACCGGATGTTATTTTGGAGGTTGTTTAAGTGCTGTGGAGTTGGTTGAGGGAGAGCTTAAAAAGGTTCACCAGGTTAGAGCTGAAGCTGCGTAA
- a CDS encoding alpha/beta fold hydrolase, whose amino-acid sequence MLRRQKLAFGVVLGVILIIALWGLYPASTPPIKDDRGNIVPQSIATLEKIQIGGMDQWILIRGRDTANPVLLWLHGGPGAAQIPIARHYNGILEDDFIVVHWDQRGAGKSNPRDFDEQSMAFEQFISDTHELTQYLKERFNREQIFLVGHSWGSQLGIKVVQSYPEDYHAFVGVSQTVDSARGSSIAYAWLREQFEESGNTRELQRLEELGLPPYTDHQMYVKFAQMIISAGGGLDVGVGRLAVIALRAPEYRAADYVSWLQGSTRGSGAMWEETREFNMFRDVPQIMVPIYFFSGVLDYNTPFKLVKQYYAYLDAPYGKQLVRFEESAHAPFMAEAEKFNQELVRVKEEIIGTE is encoded by the coding sequence TTGTTGCGCAGACAAAAGCTTGCCTTTGGCGTGGTGTTGGGGGTGATTCTTATAATTGCTTTGTGGGGGCTGTATCCCGCTTCAACTCCGCCAATAAAAGATGATCGGGGCAATATAGTACCACAGAGCATCGCGACTCTGGAGAAGATACAAATCGGCGGTATGGATCAATGGATTCTGATCCGGGGCCGTGATACGGCCAATCCGGTATTGCTATGGCTGCACGGTGGCCCGGGAGCGGCCCAGATCCCGATAGCCCGGCATTACAACGGGATTCTGGAAGACGATTTTATCGTCGTTCATTGGGATCAGCGCGGCGCCGGTAAATCGAACCCCCGTGATTTTGATGAACAGTCCATGGCTTTTGAGCAGTTTATCAGTGATACTCATGAACTGACACAATACCTGAAAGAGCGCTTCAACCGGGAGCAGATATTCCTGGTCGGCCATTCCTGGGGTTCTCAGCTTGGAATTAAGGTGGTGCAGTCCTATCCCGAGGATTATCATGCCTTCGTGGGGGTAAGCCAGACGGTCGACTCTGCCAGGGGTAGCAGCATTGCTTATGCCTGGCTGCGGGAACAGTTTGAAGAGAGTGGCAACACCAGGGAATTGCAGCGCTTGGAGGAGCTGGGACTACCTCCGTACACCGACCACCAAATGTATGTCAAGTTCGCTCAAATGATCATCTCAGCGGGCGGCGGTCTGGACGTGGGTGTTGGAAGGCTGGCCGTAATCGCCCTGCGTGCACCAGAGTATCGGGCGGCAGATTATGTTTCCTGGCTGCAGGGTTCAACCCGGGGTAGCGGCGCAATGTGGGAGGAGACCAGAGAATTCAACATGTTTAGAGACGTACCGCAGATTATGGTGCCGATTTACTTTTTTTCCGGTGTCCTTGACTATAACACGCCCTTCAAACTTGTGAAACAGTATTATGCCTATCTTGATGCTCCCTACGGTAAGCAACTGGTTCGGTTTGAAGAATCGGCGCACGCACCATTTATGGCCGAGGCTGAGAAGTTCAACCAAGAATTGGTCAGGGTAAAAGAAGAAATAATTGGGACAGAGTAA
- a CDS encoding gamma-glutamylcyclotransferase family protein has product MLKEFKRNLNVNELEGFMNQFNQSLDELASGKAEHKQVHQLIQSLLHTQNEEGYWPLIPSPNVDGDIRVAYWFMPTYIASAFLMHYYLQADAKNKSLIEDALIKGLQASTKGSLNGHGHDALRGRIQAVEIFKKGNVIKFLEQYPNLAPGFTTLISKIAEGFNNALMSGETRGDWGEEYQEDIKKALAGFHLQEGTLIFVYGTLLKGRSNHNRFLSTAKFLGEGVINGFTLHHLGSYPGIKRSKKGLVKGEVYKVDAQTLSQIDMLEGEGSLYLRQTTDVICGTQQFYNVSTYIYNNRVPKDSTIPFEAQTWGKAPEKEYVWYAGFGSNLLYERFMTYIEGGTSRFNNRSYPGCTDKTPPKASLPITIPYKMYFGNNSGSWNNGGVSFLDLNTKAETLGRMYLITKEQLREVGIQESNRPNWYNQAVELGEHKGIKIVTLTNSGKRPQNAPADNYLNVLKMGLKETYPTMTDFEIMKYLVACGSQ; this is encoded by the coding sequence ATGTTAAAAGAATTCAAGCGCAACTTAAACGTTAATGAATTGGAAGGTTTCATGAACCAATTCAATCAGTCCTTAGATGAACTGGCCAGCGGTAAAGCAGAACATAAGCAGGTCCACCAGCTTATCCAATCATTACTTCATACACAAAATGAGGAAGGCTACTGGCCCCTGATCCCCAGCCCAAATGTAGACGGTGATATCAGAGTGGCCTACTGGTTTATGCCCACCTACATTGCCTCAGCCTTTCTCATGCACTACTACCTACAAGCCGATGCCAAGAACAAATCCCTGATTGAAGATGCTCTAATAAAAGGATTGCAGGCATCTACAAAAGGTAGCCTGAATGGGCACGGCCACGATGCTCTCCGCGGCAGAATCCAGGCAGTGGAAATATTTAAAAAGGGTAACGTGATAAAATTCCTAGAGCAATACCCCAATCTAGCCCCCGGTTTTACAACTCTTATATCTAAAATTGCAGAGGGTTTTAACAATGCTTTAATGTCAGGTGAAACCAGAGGCGACTGGGGCGAAGAATACCAGGAAGACATAAAAAAAGCGCTTGCCGGCTTTCACCTGCAAGAAGGTACACTAATCTTTGTCTATGGCACCCTCCTAAAAGGCCGCAGCAACCACAACCGGTTTTTATCCACCGCCAAATTCCTGGGTGAAGGTGTCATCAATGGATTCACGCTCCACCACCTGGGCTCTTATCCCGGCATTAAACGCAGCAAAAAAGGCCTTGTCAAAGGCGAAGTGTACAAAGTAGATGCCCAGACCCTTTCCCAGATCGATATGCTTGAGGGCGAAGGAAGCCTCTATCTTCGCCAAACCACAGACGTAATCTGCGGCACCCAGCAGTTCTACAATGTGAGCACCTACATCTACAACAATAGAGTCCCCAAAGACAGCACAATCCCCTTTGAAGCCCAAACCTGGGGCAAAGCCCCCGAGAAAGAATATGTTTGGTACGCCGGATTTGGCTCCAACCTCCTGTACGAACGCTTCATGACCTACATCGAAGGCGGCACCAGCCGTTTCAACAATAGAAGCTACCCCGGCTGCACAGACAAAACCCCTCCCAAAGCCAGTCTCCCCATCACAATCCCCTACAAAATGTATTTCGGAAACAACAGCGGCTCCTGGAACAATGGCGGCGTTTCCTTCCTTGATCTAAACACTAAAGCCGAAACCTTAGGCAGAATGTATCTGATTACAAAAGAGCAGCTGAGAGAAGTGGGTATCCAGGAAAGCAACCGCCCCAACTGGTATAACCAAGCGGTGGAACTGGGTGAGCACAAAGGAATAAAGATAGTAACATTAACAAACAGCGGAAAACGGCCACAAAATGCTCCCGCAGACAACTACCTGAACGTGTTAAAAATGGGGCTCAAAGAAACCTACCCCACCATGACTGATTTTGAGATAATGAAGTATTTAGTAGCATGCGGATCCCAATAA
- a CDS encoding DUF2726 domain-containing protein — protein MGWVGALIVIVVLVVVFAKKPPAKDSISEHSEVLPYKKKDFLLSKGDRALFNALNQLLGSRGYYVFAKVRMGDILYLPNNTEKRQTYWNKIQGKSIDFLICDATYLRPRFAIEAGNSANNKSDFVEQVFAAAGVPLVRVPKQQTYSQESVEQALSQTLSQLEAAATNESSR, from the coding sequence ATGGGTTGGGTAGGAGCGTTAATCGTTATTGTTGTATTAGTTGTTGTTTTTGCAAAAAAGCCACCGGCGAAAGATTCAATTAGCGAGCACAGTGAAGTTTTACCTTATAAGAAAAAGGATTTTTTACTTTCCAAGGGAGATCGAGCTTTGTTTAATGCCCTGAATCAGTTATTGGGTAGCCGAGGGTATTATGTGTTTGCCAAGGTCAGGATGGGGGACATATTATATCTGCCCAATAATACAGAAAAGAGACAGACATATTGGAATAAAATTCAGGGAAAAAGCATTGATTTTTTGATATGTGACGCTACTTATCTGCGGCCTAGGTTTGCCATTGAGGCGGGGAACTCTGCAAATAATAAAAGTGACTTTGTAGAACAAGTCTTTGCTGCTGCTGGGGTACCATTAGTGCGGGTTCCCAAGCAGCAAACATACAGCCAGGAGAGTGTTGAACAAGCTTTAAGCCAAACATTGTCTCAGCTGGAAGCTGCGGCTACAAATGAGAGCAGTAGATAA